A single window of Candidatus Rhabdochlamydia oedothoracis DNA harbors:
- a CDS encoding DMT family transporter has protein sequence MNPRKWIGLSIGFIGFIPVLLTQTGSEELLNAFSFFSWPTLAIIGAALSSVYGWVLLRLMVKEQEITPLVANGTSMLFGGLFALIHSYLIEPGAPFPISPLHLTSFIKRVMLITVISNLICYNLYGMFLKKYTATFMSFVGLLSPIFASLNAWLFLGETPSWIIVVSTSIVSTGLWIVYRVELKQGYIVSSKTPVSN, from the coding sequence ATGAATCCTCGCAAATGGATAGGGCTCTCTATTGGATTTATTGGATTTATTCCTGTTTTATTGACGCAAACAGGTTCTGAAGAACTCTTAAATGCTTTTAGTTTCTTCTCCTGGCCCACACTTGCTATTATAGGAGCAGCATTGAGCTCGGTCTATGGGTGGGTTCTACTTCGACTTATGGTAAAAGAGCAAGAAATTACCCCCCTTGTTGCTAATGGAACCAGTATGCTCTTTGGAGGCTTATTTGCCCTGATCCACTCCTATCTAATAGAGCCTGGCGCTCCTTTTCCCATATCTCCTCTACATCTTACCTCTTTTATAAAAAGGGTTATGTTGATCACCGTAATTTCTAACCTTATTTGCTACAACCTCTATGGTATGTTCTTAAAAAAATACACCGCTACATTTATGTCTTTTGTAGGATTGCTCAGCCCCATCTTTGCCTCTTTAAACGCTTGGCTCTTTTTAGGAGAAACCCCTTCTTGGATCATCGTTGTATCAACAAGCATTGTTTCCACAGGGCTTTGGATTGTCTACCGCGTAGAACTTAAACAGGGCTATATCGTTTCTTCTAAAACACCTGTTAGCAATTAG
- a CDS encoding citrate (Si)-synthase: protein MSKDVLFTITKEHLETGLRGFPVGYCTTSHVDPQKGLFYLGRPVTELSTWQPEQVIYLLYHGKEGNKQELEKFSEMIKQRSCCSQQVIATIEALSRQGHPMKLFCIALLLLGMHESADNYAEDCLNMIAKVPHLAAAVINHHAGFGKTPNPRLDLGYMENFCYMLQVPDKREKELVSVMNLFNILHYDHGGGNLSTFVGKAVASGLEDMYGSICAAMCALEGPRHGRANQDCLEFVSGVLTELGEKATAKQVEKLIRKRLLEKKLVFGFGHAVLRLEDPRATLQYDFVQKYYPDHPLVKIALLLRTEGIKVLLENPKISDPYPNVDAISGTMLTVAGFAYPEYYTILFGLSRSIGIAMQIVYERTKARDGRGTPIVRPKYLYKSRV from the coding sequence ATGTCTAAGGATGTGTTATTTACCATTACAAAAGAGCATTTAGAAACGGGCCTGCGCGGATTTCCTGTAGGCTATTGCACCACATCACATGTTGATCCTCAAAAAGGATTATTTTATTTGGGAAGGCCTGTTACAGAACTATCTACATGGCAACCAGAGCAGGTCATCTATCTTCTCTATCATGGCAAAGAGGGTAACAAACAAGAATTAGAAAAGTTTTCTGAAATGATTAAACAACGTAGTTGTTGTTCTCAGCAGGTGATTGCCACTATTGAGGCTTTATCTCGACAAGGCCATCCTATGAAACTTTTTTGTATAGCGCTATTATTATTAGGAATGCATGAATCTGCAGATAACTATGCAGAGGATTGTTTAAATATGATTGCTAAAGTTCCTCATTTAGCCGCAGCTGTGATTAACCATCACGCTGGCTTTGGTAAAACGCCTAACCCCAGATTGGATTTAGGCTATATGGAAAACTTTTGCTATATGCTCCAAGTTCCTGATAAGAGAGAAAAAGAACTTGTTTCCGTTATGAATCTATTCAACATTTTACACTACGATCATGGTGGGGGAAACCTATCCACTTTTGTAGGCAAAGCAGTAGCTTCTGGATTAGAGGATATGTATGGATCTATTTGTGCAGCCATGTGTGCTTTAGAAGGACCACGCCATGGAAGAGCCAATCAGGACTGTTTAGAGTTTGTAAGCGGCGTACTTACTGAATTAGGAGAAAAGGCAACTGCTAAACAAGTAGAGAAGTTGATTCGTAAACGTTTATTGGAAAAAAAATTGGTGTTTGGATTTGGACACGCGGTATTACGATTAGAAGATCCACGTGCTACCCTACAATACGATTTTGTGCAAAAATACTATCCAGACCATCCTTTGGTAAAAATCGCTTTGCTTTTGCGTACAGAAGGAATTAAAGTACTATTGGAAAATCCTAAGATTTCTGATCCTTATCCTAATGTAGATGCTATTTCAGGAACTATGTTGACAGTGGCTGGATTTGCTTACCCTGAGTATTATACCATTTTGTTTGGTCTTTCTAGATCTATTGGGATTGCCATGCAAATTGTCTATGAGCGTACCAAGGCAAGAGATGGCAGAGGCACGCCGATTGTAAGACCTAAGTATCTATATAAATCAAGGGTTTAA
- a CDS encoding IS110 family transposase: protein MLALKINKTDKNDARGIAEALRSDLYTRVHCKPQESVEKSILLGSRRTLLNQQTQLKNTVRGLLKSYGIRLGAVGAKRFSSAVMKQIEKQEEVIILGPFNLEVHKKEHINT from the coding sequence ATTCTTGCTCTAAAAATAAATAAGACCGATAAAAATGATGCACGAGGGATTGCAGAAGCACTTCGATCAGATCTATATACAAGAGTACACTGTAAGCCACAAGAGTCTGTAGAAAAAAGCATTTTATTAGGTTCGAGAAGAACTCTCCTCAATCAGCAAACGCAGTTAAAAAATACAGTGAGAGGCTTACTTAAAAGTTATGGAATTCGATTGGGAGCTGTAGGGGCAAAAAGATTTTCCTCTGCTGTTATGAAACAGATAGAAAAGCAGGAAGAAGTGATTATCTTAGGCCCTTTCAACCTTGAAGTGCACAAAAAAGAACATATAAATACTTGA
- a CDS encoding vitamin K epoxide reductase family protein, translated as MAAYQLGYIADVWDPFFLDGTSKVLNSDVSHAFPISDAGLGAFGYTLEFLLGWQGGSKRWAKNPWLVCLFSFLVVPVSIISVLLIILQPVVVGAWCSLCLATAFFMSIMILFTAPELVATLLLLKEAKHNRCFWQTFWHGIHVEEKKSKFFKQSFGITLPWNLLLLIVLGVWLIISAYYINSSFLVNINFILGPLIAFISLISCAEVFRVLRFLNLLFGAILLVTVWFYLEISLLLIFHNLLLGALICFLSFPKGKVLEKYGPWQRLIF; from the coding sequence ATGGCAGCTTATCAATTAGGGTACATTGCTGATGTTTGGGATCCCTTTTTTCTAGATGGAACAAGTAAAGTACTCAATTCCGATGTTTCCCATGCATTTCCTATTTCTGATGCCGGCTTAGGAGCTTTTGGATATACTTTAGAGTTTTTACTTGGATGGCAAGGTGGTAGTAAAAGATGGGCAAAAAACCCCTGGCTTGTTTGTCTTTTTAGTTTCCTTGTCGTTCCTGTAAGTATTATTAGCGTTTTGTTAATTATTTTACAGCCGGTGGTTGTCGGTGCATGGTGTAGTTTATGTTTAGCTACAGCTTTTTTTATGTCTATTATGATTTTATTTACAGCTCCAGAGTTAGTAGCCACTCTTTTGCTTTTAAAAGAAGCAAAACACAATCGCTGCTTTTGGCAAACCTTTTGGCATGGAATACATGTAGAGGAAAAAAAATCCAAATTTTTCAAGCAGTCTTTTGGAATAACATTGCCTTGGAATCTGCTTTTATTAATTGTATTGGGTGTCTGGTTAATTATTAGTGCTTATTATATAAATAGTAGTTTTTTAGTTAATATTAATTTCATATTAGGTCCTTTAATTGCCTTTATTTCTTTGATTTCCTGCGCAGAAGTATTTCGGGTCTTGCGCTTTTTGAATCTGCTATTTGGAGCTATCTTACTTGTCACGGTTTGGTTCTACCTCGAAATCTCGTTGTTACTTATTTTCCATAACCTTCTTTTAGGGGCTTTGATTTGCTTCTTATCTTTCCCAAAAGGAAAAGTTCTTGAAAAATATGGCCCTTGGCAACGTCTAATTTTCTAA
- a CDS encoding NEL-type E3 ubiquitin ligase domain-containing protein — protein MSINSINTFTQKALTIPLKIVQSTGWTALATATLPFLTISHKPFVFFTKKIVKVWSQNTTETTIKVDKVNPNVSLSKSSCETILKTWVETAPRGEARITAQEKIRAFLGLSGFQRKETLDLTNLNLTSLPDIFNNPCFNQLKHLDLSSNQLRTLPASFGELQALTNLDLSSNQLTTLPKSFGNLQALTQLCLSSNQLTTLPTSFGNLQALTHLYLYNNQLRTLPASFGNLQALTNLDLSSNPLTALPTSFGNLQALTHLYLYNNPLTTLPASFGNLQALTCLDLERNANLSGIPMSILELSSQCIIDLTECNLSMDILERLRDITQTSNYSGPRINYSIADIADTDSNEEKSIEESLKSLYAIIDKTPTKFAKLKETTELSSWLHRLSYTADYKAGREMKKALAKKIISYLNQADTDTEFRTIFYQVIQDASETCGDRVALSVLHLSIAYQLATIDCKDMKQLANFLIKGPWTIEMLESIAYNKIRTLPFFDEIEVYLGYLIKLKKDLDLPIDVQEMLYFRCSALQEKDLKEAKDSVLKKQQNENECLEFLISHPKWNEALSANYREEYQAILDGREEAAEQEVPDYISIEKTYKQELTALTRKALEPV, from the coding sequence ATGTCAATAAATTCAATTAATACATTTACACAGAAAGCTCTTACAATTCCTTTAAAAATTGTTCAGTCAACAGGTTGGACTGCATTAGCTACTGCAACTCTTCCTTTTCTTACAATAAGTCATAAACCCTTTGTTTTTTTTACAAAAAAAATAGTAAAAGTTTGGAGTCAAAACACAACAGAAACTACAATTAAAGTGGATAAAGTTAATCCAAATGTAAGTTTATCTAAAAGTTCATGTGAAACCATTTTAAAGACATGGGTAGAAACAGCTCCAAGAGGTGAAGCTCGAATCACAGCTCAGGAAAAAATTCGAGCCTTTCTTGGGTTATCAGGATTTCAAAGAAAAGAGACTTTAGATTTAACAAATCTAAATTTAACCTCATTGCCTGACATTTTTAATAACCCTTGTTTTAATCAGTTAAAGCATCTGGACCTTAGCAGTAACCAACTTAGAACCCTACCTGCATCCTTTGGGGAGCTACAAGCGTTGACCAATCTGGACCTTAGCAGTAACCAACTTACAACTCTACCTAAATCCTTTGGGAATCTACAAGCGTTGACCCAGCTGTGCCTTAGCAGTAACCAACTTACAACCCTCCCTACATCCTTTGGGAATCTACAAGCGTTAACCCATTTGTACCTTTACAATAACCAACTTAGAACCCTACCTGCATCCTTTGGGAATCTACAAGCATTGACCAATCTGGACCTTAGCAGTAACCCACTTACAGCCCTCCCTACATCCTTTGGGAATCTACAAGCGTTGACCCATTTGTACCTTTACAATAACCCACTTACAACCCTACCTGCATCCTTTGGGAATCTACAAGCGTTGACCTGTCTGGACCTTGAACGCAATGCAAATTTATCTGGAATTCCTATGAGCATACTAGAGCTTTCTTCTCAATGTATCATTGACTTAACAGAATGTAATTTATCCATGGATATTCTAGAAAGATTAAGAGATATAACCCAGACTTCTAATTACTCAGGACCTCGGATAAACTATTCCATCGCTGATATTGCTGATACGGATTCAAATGAGGAAAAATCTATCGAAGAGTCTTTAAAGAGTTTGTATGCTATTATAGATAAAACTCCTACAAAGTTTGCTAAACTCAAAGAAACAACAGAATTGAGCTCTTGGCTACATCGATTATCTTATACCGCTGATTATAAAGCAGGTAGAGAGATGAAAAAAGCACTTGCTAAAAAAATTATAAGTTATCTAAACCAAGCTGATACAGATACAGAATTTCGCACGATTTTCTATCAGGTTATTCAAGATGCATCTGAGACTTGTGGAGATAGAGTAGCACTCTCTGTTCTGCATTTGAGTATTGCTTATCAACTGGCAACCATTGACTGTAAAGATATGAAGCAACTAGCCAATTTTTTGATTAAGGGACCTTGGACTATTGAAATGTTAGAGAGCATTGCTTACAATAAAATCCGTACCTTACCTTTTTTTGATGAGATTGAAGTCTATCTTGGGTATCTCATTAAACTTAAAAAAGACTTAGATCTTCCTATAGATGTACAAGAGATGCTCTATTTTAGATGCAGTGCATTACAAGAGAAAGATTTAAAAGAAGCTAAAGACTCTGTCTTAAAAAAACAACAAAACGAAAACGAGTGTTTGGAGTTTCTTATTAGTCATCCTAAGTGGAATGAAGCTCTTTCTGCTAATTACCGAGAAGAATATCAAGCTATCTTGGATGGAAGAGAAGAAGCTGCTGAACAAGAAGTTCCAGATTATATCAGTATTGAAAAAACATATAAGCAAGAATTAACAGCATTAACAAGAAAAGCTTTAGAGCCTGTTTAA
- a CDS encoding helix-turn-helix domain-containing protein, with translation MIFNNQTKGETLPKGYHHLTYDQRCQIYILQARGDTSSSIANILKVHHSTISRELKRNKGQRGYRHQQAQEKAFLRKNSQPNKKMTPQIVTRIEEKIKLQWSPIQISGWLKRHGKEHVSHETIYNHIWKDKRQGGQLYRELRHRGKKYNKQILSEIAKHFGLTLQAIFYALKRLKITRKKRLRFIRKGTRKQERNI, from the coding sequence CAAACAAAAGGAGAGACCTTGCCTAAAGGTTACCATCACCTAACCTATGACCAAAGATGTCAGATTTATATTTTACAAGCTAGAGGAGATACATCTAGCTCAATAGCAAACATTCTAAAAGTTCATCATAGCACTATTAGTAGGGAACTTAAGAGAAATAAAGGGCAACGAGGATACCGTCATCAGCAAGCTCAAGAAAAAGCATTTCTTAGAAAAAATTCTCAGCCCAATAAAAAAATGACTCCTCAAATAGTTACCCGTATTGAAGAAAAAATCAAGTTGCAATGGAGCCCTATACAAATATCCGGATGGCTTAAAAGACATGGTAAAGAACATGTTAGTCATGAGACCATCTATAATCATATCTGGAAAGATAAACGACAGGGAGGACAGCTTTATAGAGAGCTCCGTCATCGAGGGAAAAAATATAACAAGCAGATTTTATCAGAGATTGCAAAGCATTTTGGTTTGACTTTGCAAGCGATCTTTTACGCTTTGAAAAGACTCAAGATTACAAGAAAAAAAAGATTGCGTTTTATAAGGAAAGGAACGCGGAAGCAAGAGCGGAATATCTAA
- a CDS encoding NAD-dependent epimerase/dehydratase family protein, which yields MSKQIILITGISGRIGSKVAEYFSQDYQIIGFDITPPVNPKIDFIKVDISSDENVLKGLELLKKNYGDEIASVIHLAAYYSFAEPESKKYDQITVKGTQRFLKGLAHFQLEQFIFSSTMLIYKPTQPGIKITEDSAIAPSWGYPRSKTQTEHLIHELRKGFSSVNLRIAGVYDDKCHSIPLSNQMQRIFENQLESHLFSGDIHCGSSFVHMNDLVEAIGLCVKKRKELPEEINLLIGEAKTFSYDELQKKMAYSLYKKEWKTWRVPKPIAKIGAWFQDHLPFMKPSFIKPWMIQIADDHYELDISKAKRHLGWDPKKRVDETILQWAEELKKDPVAWYTENGLNIPNSLKKKAQ from the coding sequence GTGAGCAAGCAAATCATTCTAATTACAGGAATAAGTGGAAGAATAGGCTCAAAGGTAGCTGAATATTTTTCTCAAGATTATCAAATTATTGGTTTTGATATTACTCCACCTGTAAATCCGAAGATAGATTTTATTAAAGTAGATATTTCTTCTGATGAAAATGTGCTCAAGGGACTTGAACTATTAAAAAAAAATTATGGAGATGAAATAGCCTCGGTTATTCATCTTGCTGCTTATTATAGTTTTGCAGAACCAGAGAGCAAGAAATACGATCAAATTACCGTAAAAGGCACTCAAAGATTTCTAAAAGGTTTAGCCCATTTCCAATTGGAGCAATTTATCTTTTCTTCAACAATGTTGATATACAAACCAACTCAGCCAGGAATTAAAATAACAGAAGATTCAGCTATAGCTCCTTCTTGGGGATATCCACGCTCTAAAACACAAACAGAGCATCTCATTCATGAATTGAGAAAAGGATTTAGTAGTGTTAATTTACGCATTGCAGGTGTTTACGATGATAAATGCCATTCTATCCCCTTATCCAATCAAATGCAGAGGATTTTTGAAAACCAATTAGAATCTCATCTTTTTTCTGGTGATATTCATTGTGGATCTAGCTTTGTACATATGAATGATTTAGTAGAAGCTATCGGCTTATGTGTAAAAAAACGTAAAGAGCTCCCAGAAGAAATCAATCTGCTAATTGGAGAAGCTAAAACTTTTAGTTATGATGAACTGCAGAAAAAAATGGCTTATTCACTGTATAAAAAAGAATGGAAAACCTGGCGAGTTCCAAAACCAATTGCCAAAATAGGTGCTTGGTTTCAAGACCATCTGCCGTTTATGAAACCTTCTTTTATCAAACCTTGGATGATTCAAATTGCAGATGATCATTATGAATTAGACATCTCAAAAGCAAAAAGGCATCTAGGTTGGGATCCAAAGAAGCGCGTGGATGAAACCATTTTGCAATGGGCTGAAGAATTAAAAAAAGATCCGGTAGCTTGGTATACGGAAAATGGATTGAATATACCCAATTCTCTAAAGAAAAAGGCACAATGA
- a CDS encoding malate dehydrogenase: protein MNKKVKRIAVTGAGGQIAYSLLFRIAAGEMLGLDQPIALHLLELHEFQKTAEGVAMELQDCAFPLLQEVRIESDRLKVFENVDYALLIGAKPRGSGMERKDLLAENGKVFVTQGKALNEVADSKVLVFVVGNPCNTNCLIAMHHAPRIPKSQFFAMTALDQNRAQAMLAIKANVGVADVSHVTIWGNHSATQVADFLHAKIGNKPLLEVIKDRKWCEEEFIPYVQKRGAEVIKARGRSSAASAAHAIICSIRSLVGLSKDRFSAALYSDPNPYGIEKGLVFSFPCYRTEKEIIEIMPGLSWDPFLEKAIRLSEKELKEERALIEHLL from the coding sequence ATGAACAAAAAAGTGAAAAGAATTGCAGTAACAGGGGCTGGGGGACAAATTGCTTATAGCTTGTTGTTTCGGATCGCAGCAGGCGAGATGTTAGGGCTAGATCAACCGATTGCTCTACATTTATTAGAGCTACATGAATTTCAAAAGACAGCAGAAGGCGTAGCTATGGAGTTGCAGGATTGTGCTTTTCCTTTGCTGCAAGAAGTGAGAATAGAATCCGATCGATTAAAAGTATTTGAAAACGTGGATTATGCGCTTTTAATCGGCGCTAAACCTCGTGGATCTGGCATGGAAAGAAAAGATTTATTAGCAGAAAATGGAAAAGTTTTCGTTACGCAAGGAAAAGCCTTAAATGAAGTAGCAGATTCTAAAGTGCTTGTTTTTGTTGTGGGCAACCCTTGTAATACCAATTGCCTAATTGCTATGCATCATGCTCCTAGAATTCCTAAAAGTCAATTTTTTGCTATGACTGCTTTAGACCAAAATAGAGCTCAAGCCATGCTTGCCATTAAAGCAAATGTGGGAGTTGCAGATGTTTCTCATGTGACGATTTGGGGGAATCACTCAGCAACACAGGTAGCTGATTTTTTGCATGCAAAAATTGGGAACAAACCTCTTTTAGAGGTGATTAAAGATCGCAAGTGGTGCGAAGAAGAATTTATTCCCTATGTACAGAAAAGAGGTGCTGAAGTCATAAAAGCCAGAGGAAGATCCTCTGCTGCATCAGCTGCTCATGCGATTATTTGTTCTATAAGATCTTTAGTAGGATTGAGCAAGGATAGGTTTTCTGCCGCTCTTTATTCCGATCCTAATCCTTACGGAATTGAAAAAGGATTAGTTTTTTCCTTCCCATGCTATAGGACAGAAAAAGAGATAATAGAAATTATGCCTGGATTATCTTGGGATCCTTTTTTAGAAAAGGCAATTAGACTGAGTGAAAAAGAGCTAAAAGAAGAAAGAGCGCTGATTGAACATTTACTTTAG
- a CDS encoding IS630 family transposase: MAFYKERNAEARAEYLKKIEAISPEKRVYLDQSGISQYVHRQYARSARGKQIFGGISGKRFGRRSVISALQGKKLLAPMCFEGTCHTDLFNVWLKQELIPNLTHGQVLILDNASFHQSKTTRTLIEESGYEMLFLPPYSPDLNPIEKYWANMKTKIRELLPTVANLSEALDQAVLSMSI, from the coding sequence ATTGCGTTTTATAAGGAAAGGAACGCGGAAGCAAGAGCGGAATATCTAAAAAAGATAGAGGCAATTTCTCCTGAAAAAAGGGTCTATTTGGATCAGAGCGGAATCAGTCAATATGTGCATAGGCAATATGCGAGGAGCGCGAGGGGAAAACAAATATTTGGAGGAATTTCAGGAAAACGATTTGGTAGACGGAGTGTAATTTCGGCACTACAAGGGAAGAAATTGCTGGCACCGATGTGTTTTGAAGGAACTTGCCATACGGATCTATTTAATGTATGGCTAAAACAGGAATTGATTCCAAATTTGACTCATGGCCAAGTTTTGATTCTCGATAACGCGAGCTTTCATCAATCAAAGACAACTAGAACATTGATAGAGGAAAGTGGATACGAAATGCTCTTTCTCCCGCCTTATTCACCGGACTTAAATCCTATCGAAAAATATTGGGCCAATATGAAAACGAAAATCCGAGAACTTTTACCTACTGTAGCTAATTTATCCGAAGCCTTAGATCAAGCTGTTTTATCAATGTCGATTTAA
- a CDS encoding transposase, with translation MHFKLEKTLSITSLLSTFDKIVEQVEKLDKEMLKLVSQDKEVKQLMTIPGIGPVTALTYKTEMFDPARFKASKSVGAYLGMTPKQYASGEVQRQGIISKCGSNELRSLLVEAGMVMRTRSKKWSKVKAWGLKIMRKKGMKKAALAVGRKLSVIMHKMLIEQKEFIYGEPKVA, from the coding sequence GTGCACTTCAAACTTGAAAAGACTTTAAGTATAACATCTCTATTAAGCACCTTTGACAAAATAGTCGAGCAAGTAGAAAAACTGGATAAAGAAATGCTTAAACTAGTCAGTCAAGATAAAGAAGTAAAGCAGCTTATGACAATTCCTGGCATAGGACCTGTAACAGCATTAACCTATAAAACAGAAATGTTTGATCCAGCCCGCTTCAAAGCTTCTAAATCAGTAGGAGCTTATCTTGGTATGACTCCCAAACAATATGCCTCTGGAGAGGTGCAAAGACAGGGAATAATTTCGAAATGTGGATCCAATGAACTTAGGTCTTTGTTAGTTGAGGCCGGAATGGTAATGCGCACACGAAGTAAGAAATGGAGTAAAGTGAAAGCTTGGGGATTAAAAATTATGCGAAAAAAAGGGATGAAGAAAGCCGCTTTAGCAGTGGGTAGAAAGTTATCCGTGATCATGCACAAGATGCTGATCGAACAAAAAGAATTTATTTATGGCGAGCCAAAAGTAGCTTAA
- a CDS encoding IS30 family transposase encodes MIFNNQTQGETLPKGYHHLTYDQRCQIYILKARGDTSSSIANILKVHHSTISRELKRNKGQRGYRHQQAQEKAFLRKNSQPNKKMTPQIVTRIEEKIKLQWSPIQISGWLKRHGKEHVSHETIYNHIWKDKRQGGQLYRELRHRGKKYNKQRKGASGRGNMPGRIDIKQRPCIVEKKTRLGDWELDTVIGAGHKGVIVSMVERTSKLTKLAKVSHKTAEEVSQALIEQLKPIKDFVHTLTADNGKEFAYHQMVSFELETDFYFATPYHSWERGLNEHTNGLVRQYFPKTQSFLDTTSKDIERVETLLNNRPRKALNFETPLEVFTRLSTNMLCSGAQ; translated from the coding sequence GTGATTTTTAACAATCAAACACAAGGAGAGACCTTGCCTAAAGGCTACCATCACCTAACCTATGACCAAAGATGTCAGATTTATATTTTAAAAGCTAGAGGAGATACATCTAGCTCAATAGCAAACATTCTAAAAGTTCATCATAGCACTATTAGTAGGGAACTTAAGAGAAATAAAGGGCAACGAGGATACCGTCATCAGCAAGCTCAAGAAAAAGCATTTCTTAGAAAAAATTCTCAGCCCAATAAAAAAATGACTCCTCAAATAGTTACCCGTATTGAAGAAAAAATCAAGTTGCAATGGAGCCCTATACAAATATCCGGATGGCTTAAAAGACATGGTAAAGAACATGTTAGTCATGAGACCATCTATAATCATATCTGGAAAGATAAACGACAGGGAGGACAGCTTTATAGAGAGCTCCGTCATCGAGGGAAAAAATATAACAAGCAGAGAAAGGGAGCTTCTGGAAGAGGGAACATGCCTGGTCGTATAGATATTAAGCAACGGCCTTGTATTGTAGAAAAAAAGACTCGTTTAGGAGACTGGGAACTAGATACAGTCATAGGGGCAGGACATAAAGGCGTAATTGTATCAATGGTAGAAAGAACTTCCAAGCTAACTAAGCTCGCCAAAGTTTCTCATAAAACTGCAGAGGAAGTAAGTCAAGCGTTAATTGAACAACTTAAACCTATCAAAGATTTTGTACACACATTAACAGCAGACAACGGAAAAGAATTTGCCTATCACCAAATGGTTAGTTTCGAGCTAGAGACAGACTTCTACTTTGCAACGCCCTACCATTCTTGGGAAAGAGGCTTAAATGAGCATACAAACGGACTAGTTAGGCAATATTTTCCTAAAACACAAAGCTTTTTAGATACGACTTCCAAGGATATAGAAAGGGTGGAAACTTTACTAAATAACAGACCTAGAAAGGCTCTCAACTTCGAAACTCCACTAGAAGTGTTTACGAGATTATCTACAAACATGCTATGCTCGGGTGCACAATAG